One Phyllopteryx taeniolatus isolate TA_2022b chromosome 12, UOR_Ptae_1.2, whole genome shotgun sequence genomic window, TTTCTTGTTGTGTTTCTCACCGCAGGGCTGGTTTGGATGCTTCCATGGGGAGACATTCTCCTTCACTGTAACAGCACCAATAACTCCAGAAACTCCGTCAGCAACGGTTCTTCCGCTAAAAGTCACACGCCGGTACGGACCGCCGCGGACGTGCGCGTTCCGAGGAAGCGGACGTCCCCGCCGCAGCCCGCCTGGAGACGGCTGTCCTCGGTGGGCTCCAGGATCCGCATGGTGGCCTCCTCCGACATGTGGGACCTGTTCCTGGTGCGCCTGCTGATGGCGGTGGCCATCATGCTCTACTACAGCAACTTCTCGTTGGCCATGGAGGAGCGCTTCTCTCTCAAGCCCAAGACGACGGGCTACCTCATCAGCTACAGCAGCACTCTGGGGGCGCTGGCCGGCTTCCTGGTGGGACCCGTCACCCGGCTGTACGCCAACAACATGGCAGCCCTGCTGCTGCACTCCACCCTCCTGACATGCCTGCTCATCTCGCTGTACGCCGCCGCACAGGGCGTGTGGCAGGTGCTGCTCACCTCCACCTTCTTCGCCATCTCCACCACGGTGGGGCGCACCAGCATCACAGACCTGGAGCTGCGGAGAGGAGGGACGCGGGCCAGCGGGACTCTGATCGGAGCCGGACAGTCGGTGACCGCCGTGGG contains:
- the mfsd9 gene encoding major facilitator superfamily domain-containing protein 9 isoform X2; this encodes MVIPLLSHHVKALGASPTLAGIVGSTYGVLQLFSSTIAGGWSDVVGRRQSLLTCLLLSAFGYGLLGLSTSIALFVLSRIPVGLFKHSLSICRALLADLVSEAERPLAMGHFNAASSVGFILGPVVGGYLTEHEGGFYTSAFACAAIFLVNAGLVWMLPWGDILLHCNSTNNSRNSVSNGSSAKSHTPVRTAADVRVPRKRTSPPQPAWRRLSSVGSRIRMVASSDMWDLFLVRLLMAVAIMLYYSNFSLAMEERFSLKPKTTGYLISYSSTLGALAGFLVGPVTRLYANNMAALLLHSTLLTCLLISLYAAAQGVWQVLLTSTFFAISTTVGRTSITDLELRRGGTRASGTLIGAGQSVTAVGRVLAPLLSGISQEFSPCGPPGLGVLLALAAVGVLLVRIPKWNKTKMATKIK
- the mfsd9 gene encoding major facilitator superfamily domain-containing protein 9 isoform X3; its protein translation is MFCVRVRPCFSGRLERRGGPSAVSADLLAAERFRLRPAGIVHQHRFVCAVAHPRGALLADLVSEAERPLAMGHFNAASSVGFILGPVVGGYLTEHEGGFYTSAFACAAIFLVNAGLVWMLPWGDILLHCNSTNNSRNSVSNGSSAKSHTPVRTAADVRVPRKRTSPPQPAWRRLSSVGSRIRMVASSDMWDLFLVRLLMAVAIMLYYSNFSLAMEERFSLKPKTTGYLISYSSTLGALAGFLVGPVTRLYANNMAALLLHSTLLTCLLISLYAAAQGVWQVLLTSTFFAISTTVGRTSITDLELRRGGTRASGTLIGAGQSVTAVGRVLAPLLSGISQEFSPCGPPGLGVLLALAAVGVLLVRIPKWNKTKMATKIK